A region of Daphnia carinata strain CSIRO-1 chromosome 10, CSIRO_AGI_Dcar_HiC_V3, whole genome shotgun sequence DNA encodes the following proteins:
- the LOC130702039 gene encoding LOW QUALITY PROTEIN: myotubularin-related protein DDB_G0290005-like (The sequence of the model RefSeq protein was modified relative to this genomic sequence to represent the inferred CDS: inserted 2 bases in 1 codon) — translation MWNSHSNSKRLVVFSICLVLLPCLLVSSLRMTKKRRPNRVELTHDVTNKPDEYYYRDPRPQVVYLDHIVNKFRQDSNDKSKQLNEKSSRYGSSYTNLQVIKNPVANDDYGTDADYHNDVDPHYYDEKPNCNEVKKKKKKVWDNLSKKKKASIILGSIGFAFGKLGLISFSSLVVSEDTTTTSTTSTTSTTTTPTTTTSTTSTTSTTTPTTTTTTTTTTTTTMMPMTCATTSNXSTGSYKTIRTPGNQVEQCLSITVAPGSRIQITCTSINVSTGTYVTILDQSGTSIIANPPIINTPYTTADNTLIIKSLASSANADQLCCDWITV, via the exons ATGTGGAACAGCCATTCCAATTCAAAACGTCTCGTTGTATTCTCCATTTGTTTG GTTTTACTTCCCTGTCTACTCGTCTCTTCCTTGCGGATGACTAAAAAACGACGCCCGAATCGCGTAGAATTGACGCACGACGTTACCAACAAACCGGATGAGTATTACTACAGAGATCCTCGTCCTCAGGTCGTTTACCTCGATCACATTGTCAACAAATTTCGGCAAGATTCGAACGACAAGTCGAAACAATTGAACGAGAAATCAAGCCGCTACGGGAGTTCGTACACTAATTTGCAAGTGATTAAGAATCCAGTAGCTAATGACGATTACGGAACGGATGCTGATTACCATAACGACGTTGATCCGCATTATTACGACGAGAAACCCAACTGCAACGAAG tcaagaagaagaaaaagaaggtatGGGACAACTtgtcaaagaagaagaaagccaGCATCATTTTAGGGTCGATCGGCTTCGCTTTCGGTAAATTAggtttgatttccttttcttcgttggtGGTCTCTGAAGACACGACCACAACGTCGACAACATCAACGACGTCCACGACTACAACGCCGACAACAACCACATCGACCACTTCAACAACGTCGACGACTACcccaacgacgacgacgacaacgacgacaacaacgACCACAACAATGATGCCAA TGACGTGCGCGACTACATCGAA ATCAACTGGATCGTACAAAACGATTCGAACTCCAGGCAATCAGGTGGAACAATGTCTCTCCATCACCGTTGCTCCGGGCAGCCGAATTCAAATTACCTGCACTTCCATCAACGTATCTACTGGCACTTACGTCACc ATATTGGATCAATCCGGTACGAGTATCATTGCTAATCCGCCTATTATAAATACACCCTACACCACAGCGGACAACACGTTGATTATCAAATCTCTTGCCAGCAGTGCCAACGCCGATCAGCTGTGCTGCGATTGGATAACAGTTTAA